In the genome of Xiphophorus hellerii strain 12219 chromosome 14, Xiphophorus_hellerii-4.1, whole genome shotgun sequence, the window ATACACAACCAAAACCTCTTCTACAAAACTTTAATAAAGAATTGAAAAGGTTCTGAtggtaaaaacatgaaaacagaacaaatcaaaCTGAACTGATCCAGTCAGTCCATCACTCAGACCTTCAGCTCTATACGCTCACAGTTCCTAACtccaccaccaggtggcgctccAGTATAACCCTTGATGGTAGAACTGGTCTGAGGTCAGATCCAGCAGCTGGATTGTTTCTGCTGAGGtccaaacagctgcagctcatgTTGGAGGTTAAAAGCTTCTGCAGTGAATCAGGTTCTGACAACATGAGGGAAGAAATCTGGATTGATTTCCagcagaaccatcagaaccagaaccagtggAGCAGATCCAGAGCTTCACTGGttcatcagctgctgcagcttaaAGCAGCTCAGATCAGGGTTCTGgttccaggttctggttccgggtTCTGCTTGAGTCCAGAACGTTTGTTTCCAGCAGCCAGCGGGTCAGAACCAGCTGCAACTGGactggtcagaaccagaacatcactATGCTGCTGGTTCATGAACAGAAGGAAGAAAATCAGATCAAACCTGAAACACtgaacttaaaaaataaacaacaatctTAGATTAAATTATCTTTATTGAGGCTCATTTATGTcgagtttcagttttaaaatctttcagcTGCTGAAAATAATCGACCAAATAAATGAGTTTGTTGTGTTGATGCTACAAATCTACATTCCTCTCATTCTGATCCAAGTGTTTCTAACAATGAAGTGACTGAAGTCTCTCTTGTCTCTTTATcattactaaaataaacatctgctggttgaaaacatttcactaaaaaataagaaagaagaaacatcagagctgctgctgtcagtcccacagtgatgaagaggatgatgatgaagatgttccatctttgttctggttctggagtcAAAGTTGGTCTCTGAGTTTGGATCTGATCAGCAGCTGCTGGGAgagaaatcagaaatatttattaatatttgatgaaAACTGAGATCCAGGAGGATTCATGTAGAAGATGAAGATGTTGGTTCATCAACACAAGAATCAGAATTTatcaaagtttgtaaaaatgtttattaatattctGATGATTTCTTCTCACCAGTAACGTTGAGTCGACATTCTGCATTGCTGAAtccatcttcagttttcacgTCACACCAATACAGACCAGAGTCTTCAGTCCTCAGTCTGGACACATGGAGTCTGATTCGTCCTTCTCTGAGGACGTCTTTGTCAATCTGGACTCGTCCTGAAAACTGTTCATGCTGAGACTCTGGAAACTCATCACCATCATGATGAAGATATATTACCCCTGACTTTACTGATGATCTAAAATCACAGATGATGAACAGTTCCCTGGAGGATCCCTGAGTCTTGGTGGTGAAGGTCCACTCCAGAGTGATGTTGTGGTTCTCCTCTGCCTGATAGCTGCTCTGTGTCACATTCActacaaatgttgctgctgaggagacagagagggaaagagaggagcagacacactgagaactggaacatgggagtctttcagctccatctagagagctttctgtcacaaagacaagatggagactgaccacagagacatgagctgaggatgaggagcagcaggatcctggagatcatcttcatcctgagagaggaagaggaggagaggcagcagAACATCAGGAACATCATCACTAACAATACAAGGAACATCTGGATTCCTGCTACAGAATTaactttatttagaaacagatcAATACTGCCACCTTGTGGTAATAAAACTATTCAGCCGTCAGACaacagaacatgtttttattctctgctccttctgaaacttttattatgaaatattttatttagattgtttatatctaaataaaatatttagattatat includes:
- the LOC116733140 gene encoding butyrophilin-like protein 8 isoform X2, whose protein sequence is MFLVLLVMMFLMFCCLSSSSSLRMKMISRILLLLILSSCLCAATFVVNVTQSSYQAEENHNITLEWTFTTKTQGSSRELFIICDFRSSVKSGVIYLHHDGDEFPESQHEQFSGRVQIDKDVLREGRIRLHVSRLRTEDSGLYWCDVKTEDGFSNAECRLNVTAADQIQTQRPTLTPEPEQRWNIFIIILFITVGLTAAALMFLLSYFLVKCFQPADVYFSNDKETRETSVTSLLETLGSE
- the LOC116733140 gene encoding butyrophilin-like protein 8 isoform X1 gives rise to the protein MFLVLLVMMFLMFCCLSSSSSLRMKMISRILLLLILSSCLCAATFVVNVTQSSYQAEENHNITLEWTFTTKTQGSSRELFIICDFRSSVKSGVIYLHHDGDEFPESQHEQFSGRVQIDKDVLREGRIRLHVSRLRTEDSGLYWCDVKTEDGFSNAECRLNVTAAADQIQTQRPTLTPEPEQRWNIFIIILFITVGLTAAALMFLLSYFLVKCFQPADVYFSNDKETRETSVTSLLETLGSE
- the LOC116733140 gene encoding butyrophilin-like protein 8 isoform X6, producing MFLVLLVMMFLMFCCLSSSSSLRMKMISRILLLLILSSCLCAATFVVNVTQSSYQAEENHNITLEWTFTTKTQGSSRELFIICDFRSSVKSGVIYLHHDGDEFPESQHEQFSGRVQIDKDVLREGRIRLHVSRLRTEDSGLYWCDVKTEDGFSNAECRLNVTAADVSPVQRTTLDPEPEGRGRIGLHVSLLLTAAAAAALMVKLFLTLRSKG
- the LOC116733140 gene encoding butyrophilin-like protein 8 isoform X4 — encoded protein: MFLVLLVMMFLMFCCLSSSSSLRMKMISRILLLLILSSCLCAATFVVNVTQSSYQAEENHNITLEWTFTTKTQGSSRELFIICDFRSSVKSGVIYLHHDGDEFPESQHEQFSGRVQIDKDVLREGRIRLHVSRLRTEDSGLYWCDVKTEDGFSNAECRLNVTAAADVSPVQRTTLDPEPEGRGRIGLHVSLLLTAAAAAALMVKLFLTLRSKG